One window of the Lycorma delicatula isolate Av1 chromosome 3, ASM4794821v1, whole genome shotgun sequence genome contains the following:
- the LOC142321042 gene encoding salivary antigen-5-like isoform X2 produces the protein MILYHNKARACIALGPRSDVCRKYGVISHQQPKASDMIEMKWDDDLAVIAQQWANNCEFKHDTGAQRKDSRFAGVGQNIATTYSTVDDGGKKDAKEITRLWFDEHKDYKYSPVKIDAHFFKIGHYTQMVWANTQFVGCGFSYYKKEDGFFHKLFVCNYGPSGNYIGQYPYSKGNPSCQSFGLSTSNTKGLCKS, from the exons ATGATCTTATATCATAACAAAGCAAGAGCTTGCATCGCTTTAGGTCCAAGATCAGATGTTTGTAGAAAATATGGTGTAATTTCACACCAGCAACCAAAAGCGAGTGATATGATAGAAAtg AAATGGGATGATGATCTAGCAGTAATTGCACAACAATGGGCCAACAACTGTGAGTTTAAGCATGATACTGGGGCACAACGCAAAGACT ctCGTTTTGCCGGTGTGGGTCAGAATATAGCTACTACATACAGTACTGTTGATGATGGTGGTAAAAAAGATGCTAAAGAAATTACTAGGTTGTGGTTTGATGAACATAAAGATTACAAATATAGTCCAGTAAAAATTGATGCCCATTTTTTCAAGATTGGCCATTATACACAG atggtGTGGGCTAATACACAGTTTGTAGGCTGTGGATTTTCATATTACAAGAAAGAGGATGgatttttccataaattatttgTATGCAACTACGGCCCATC GGGTAATTACATTGGTCAATATCCTTATTCAAAAGGAAATCCATCATGTCAATCATTCGGACTTTCAACTAGTAACACCAAAGGGCTTTGCAA Gtcttaa